In Bacillus cytotoxicus NVH 391-98, the following are encoded in one genomic region:
- a CDS encoding glycosyltransferase produces the protein MNINEYIIDNRLKRIETLLKATSSVNNKKKRERVYTNFKAVKLERKLRIAYVMNHTRVCGGAKIILEHTNQLVDRGHEVFIISRDAKPDWKEIKAKYIQALQQSSFVQSIPDVDIIVCTVADQVPECYLLGNAPVILFEQGDVYIYEFDKIPQSSKEFYQKIWRFPIPVVGVSKVLMDTLDKNFGCKGKILHNALNDNYFYPPIVNNKPHDKLKVLFVGQENNHFKGISIVREALKIVRRTGREFDEVWVSQTTPKSQFDGELVINPSQEQLGEIYRSSDIFISGSYYESFPLPPLEAMTCGCAVISTDNEGIKEYGIDGVNCVLGKIGNPDSLASCLIDLIDNEEKRKNLIKAGYLTSEKFKWEKIMVQWEEYLFGAIKVWESEKVSPHRLLLRVEKLPVNLNDQKMIEYMNKIQEGMPEEWCLWLTEGEEIEEGSILYLQRLLSLGLDVEYGIQINYPCYVFNTPLVRVENRLMNKKKKYDIAPEEMIVLPIQISKSSSFQFISNWMRELRDHYLNHRFDTIIKQLNLLLSQLSKKDQVIAIKWLVKCLIETRQYKQAIEILNKAFLIAPSYTDFYYLAAEIYVILGQDTKKLTELINTFGPSLEYNETFLSI, from the coding sequence GTGAACATTAATGAATATATAATTGATAATAGACTTAAAAGAATAGAGACTTTATTAAAAGCCACTTCATCTGTAAATAACAAAAAGAAAAGAGAAAGAGTATATACTAATTTTAAGGCAGTAAAATTGGAACGGAAATTAAGAATTGCATATGTTATGAATCATACACGTGTTTGTGGTGGGGCGAAAATTATTTTAGAACATACAAATCAGTTGGTAGATAGAGGTCATGAAGTATTTATTATTTCTAGAGATGCAAAGCCAGATTGGAAAGAAATAAAAGCTAAGTATATACAAGCACTTCAACAATCGAGTTTTGTGCAATCTATTCCAGATGTAGATATTATTGTGTGTACAGTAGCTGATCAAGTACCTGAATGTTATCTGTTAGGTAACGCACCAGTAATTTTATTTGAACAAGGAGATGTCTATATTTACGAGTTTGATAAAATTCCGCAATCCTCTAAGGAGTTTTACCAAAAGATATGGAGATTTCCTATCCCTGTAGTAGGAGTCTCCAAAGTATTGATGGATACATTAGATAAAAATTTTGGTTGTAAGGGGAAAATACTTCATAATGCTTTAAACGATAATTATTTTTATCCACCAATAGTGAATAACAAGCCGCATGATAAATTAAAAGTGTTATTTGTGGGACAAGAAAATAATCATTTTAAAGGAATTTCCATTGTCAGAGAAGCTTTAAAAATTGTACGAAGAACGGGCCGTGAATTTGATGAAGTTTGGGTTAGTCAAACTACACCAAAATCTCAGTTCGATGGCGAATTAGTTATTAATCCTAGTCAGGAACAGCTAGGAGAAATATATAGATCAAGTGATATATTTATTTCGGGCTCTTATTATGAATCTTTTCCTTTACCACCATTAGAGGCAATGACATGTGGATGTGCCGTAATATCTACTGATAATGAAGGGATAAAGGAATACGGTATAGATGGAGTGAATTGTGTACTTGGAAAAATTGGTAATCCGGACAGTTTAGCTTCTTGTTTAATTGATTTAATTGATAATGAGGAAAAAAGAAAGAATCTGATTAAAGCAGGTTATTTAACATCTGAAAAGTTTAAATGGGAAAAAATTATGGTGCAATGGGAAGAATACTTATTTGGTGCAATAAAAGTATGGGAATCTGAAAAGGTGTCGCCACATAGACTGCTTTTAAGAGTGGAAAAATTACCAGTGAATTTAAATGATCAAAAGATGATTGAATACATGAATAAAATTCAAGAGGGTATGCCAGAAGAGTGGTGTCTCTGGTTAACTGAAGGGGAAGAGATAGAAGAGGGAAGTATTTTATACTTACAAAGACTTTTATCACTTGGATTAGACGTAGAATATGGAATACAAATAAATTATCCATGTTATGTATTTAATACACCACTAGTAAGAGTAGAGAATCGACTGATGAACAAGAAAAAGAAATATGATATTGCACCAGAAGAGATGATTGTACTTCCTATTCAAATAAGTAAAAGTTCAAGTTTCCAATTTATCTCAAATTGGATGAGGGAACTTAGAGATCACTATTTAAATCATCGTTTTGATACTATAATTAAACAGCTCAACTTATTGCTATCACAGCTTTCAAAAAAAGATCAGGTAATTGCTATAAAGTGGCTGGTGAAGTGTTTAATAGAAACAAGACAATATAAGCAGGCAATTGAGATTTTAAATAAAGCTTTTTTAATTGCTCCTTCATATACAGATTTCTATTACTTAGCAGCAGAGATATATGTAATATTAGGTCAGGATACTAAAAAATTAACAGAATTAATTAATACATTTGGACCTTCTTTAGAATATAACGAGACGTTTTTAAGTATATGA